A window of the Gossypium hirsutum isolate 1008001.06 chromosome A03, Gossypium_hirsutum_v2.1, whole genome shotgun sequence genome harbors these coding sequences:
- the LOC107886135 gene encoding NAP1-related protein 1 gives MVADKGKKLKVAEKVEEENHEQIDGDLVISIEKLQEIQDELEKINEEASQKVLEVEQKYNEVCKPVYDKRNEIINSIPDFWLTAFLSHPALGDLLTEEDQKIFKYINSLEVEDFKDLKSGYTITFNFNSNPYFENTTLTKTFTFLDDGTKITATPIKWKEGKGLPNGVNHEKKGNKRQLAEESFFTWFADAQQKDDMDEIHDEVAEIIKEDLWPNPLTYFNNEADEEDFDGDEGDEEGKDDDDDDDDDDDDDESDDDQDEDDDDDSED, from the exons ATGGTGGCCGACAAAGGAAAGAAGCTGAAAGTAGCAGAGAAAGTAGAGGAAGAGAACCATGAACAAATAGATGGAGACCTCGTCATTTCCATTGAGAAGCTTCAAGAGATCCAAGATGAGCTTGAAAAG aTCAATGAAGAGGCAAGTCAGAAAGTCTTGGAAGTGGAGCAGAAATACAATGAGGTTTGCAAGCCGGTCTATGATAAGCGGAATGAAATCATCAATTCAATTCCTGATTTCTGGTTAACAGCT TTCTTGAGCCATCCTGCTCTTGGTGATCTTTTGACTGAAGAGGACCAGAAG ATATTCAAATATATTAACTCACTTGAAGTGGAGGATTTTAAAGATCTGAAATCTGGATACACCATCACATTT AACTTCAATTCCAATCCATACTTTGAAAATACAACACTTACGAAGACCTTTACCTTCCTCGATGATGGAACCAAAATTACAGCTACCCCAATCAAGTGGAAAGAGGGCAAG GGCTTGCCAAATGGAGTTAATCATGAGAAGAAAGGAAACAAGCGGCAACTTGCTGAAGAAAG CTTCTTTACCTGGTTTGCTGATGCTCAGCAAAAAGATGACATGGATGAAATTCATGATGAG GTAGCAGAGATTATCAAGGAGGATTTATGGCCCAATCCTCTCACTTATTTCAACAAT GAGGCTGATGAAGAGGATTTTGACGGAGATGAGGGGGATGAAGAG GgtaaagatgatgatgatgatgatgatgatgatgatgatgatgatgagtcTGATGATGATCAAGAcgaggatgatgatgatgacagtGAGGACTAA